The sequence below is a genomic window from Sorangiineae bacterium MSr12523.
CGAAACGGCTTTGAGGGCAGGGTGCGCGTCGACGGCGCCCTGGGCCGCGTAAAAGCCGGGATACGAAATACCCCACATGCCGACTTTTCCACTGTTGCCTGGCACGTTTTTCACCAGCCAATCGATGGTGTCGTACGTATCCGTGCTCTCGTCGATTTCGCCTTTCGCGCGGGCGTGCGGGCGAATGTCCACGAAATTACCCTCGGACATGAAGCGCCCTCGCACGTCCTGCCGCGCGAAGATGTACCCGTCGCGGAAAAGCTGCTGCGACGGTGCAATCTTCTCCATGAACCGCGGATCGTCGGCCGCCGGATAACGGTCCTCCCCGTAGGGTTGCACGCTGTAGGGCGTGCGGTTCATGAGAATGGGATACGTCCGCGAGCGATCTTTGGGAACGTAAACGACCGTCGTCAGCCGCACGCCGTCCCGCATGGGAATGCGGTATTCGTATTTCGTATAATATTCACGCAGCGCTTGGGCGACTTCGGTGTTGTCTTTCAGCTCGCGCGCAATGAGCGGGGTATCGGCTTCCGCGGCAGGCTTTCGTGGCTCGGCGACGGCTCTGGGCGAGGCCACGCCGCAGGCCATGGTGGCCAAGCCCAGCGTGATGACGGCGAGTTTCATGTTCCGTTCCCCAACAGATGATCGAGGCCGCGCACCACGCCCCGAAGGGACTGCACTTTGCGGACGGCGAGCAAGGTTCCTCCGACGTAGGGACCGGCGGCGTCCAGCGAGTCGTGGCGAATGGTCAAGCGCTCCGCGCCGGTGCCGAAGATGACCTCGAACGACATGGTGTAGCCGGGCAACCGCACCGAGTGCACCTGCGTCTTGCCGATGCTCGCCCCGCGCGCATCGCGGTGGCCGACGGTGGAGGAGACCGGAACGTGGTAGTGCGGCGCGCGCACTTCGTCGAGCTGGCGGGCGAGCTCGCGGGAGGTGCCGCTCGGCGCGTCGACCTTCTTCTCGTAGCAGTAGTCGATGATTTCCCACGACGGGATTTCCGCGGCGGCCATGCGCGCGAAACGCTGCAAAAGCACCGCGGTGATGGCGAAGTTGCCCGCGGCGAAGACCCCGCGGTCGCGCTCTTTGGCGACCGTGTCGATCTCGGCGAAGTCCTCGTCGGAGAGCCCCGAGGAGCCGATGACCACGTGCGCGCCATGCTCGAGCGCCGCGAGAACGTGACCCTTCACCGCGTCGGCGCGCGTGTAGTCGATCAAGACGTCGCACGGCACGGACAGAGCATCCGCGACGGTGGCGCGGATGGGGACGTCGAGGCCGGGGATCCCGAGCACATCGCCCAGCTTGCGCCCCGTATTCGAGCGGGCGATGGCGCCCACCAAGGTGAGGTCATTCGATTGCACCACCGCCTTCGCAAGCGGCCCACCGACTTTTCCCGTAACCCCCGCGATAGCTACCCGAATGGTCATGCCCGCAGAATAGGGCTCATCCGCGCCACGAGTAGGGCCAATTTGGCAAGATTCCCGGTGCCATCCTCACGATTCGAGCACGCGCACCGCGCCCAAGACCGCAGCGGCAGCCGTCTCCGTGCGCAACACGAGAGAGCCCAGGGATACGCACTGCCATCCCCGCCCCACGGCCAGGGCGACTTCCTCCGCGGTCAATCCGCCCTCGGGGCCGGCGGCGAAAGCAATGGGCGCGCCTTCGGTTTGCACCGCCTCGAGCAGCAGGGGCCCGAGGGGCAGGGCCTCGTGTACATGCAAGCAAAAGCGCCGCGCGGCTTCGTCGATGGTCGAAACCGCTTCCGCCCAGGGGAGCAACTCGATGCGCGGAGGATCGGCGCGGCCGCATTGGCGTGCGGCCTCGTGGGCGATGCGCGTCCATCGTTCGAGGCGCGATGTGCGCCTTGCGCCTTGAAGCTGCACCACGCTTCGCGCGCACTCGGCGACGATGACGCAGGTGGCCCCGAGCTCCGTGGCATCGCGCACCACGGCATCGCATTTGTCGCCTTTGGCGAGGCCCTGCACGAAGGTCAGCGGGCGCGGGGCCACGACGCGTGCGGGACGCAAGGTGGACACGTGCAATGTGACGCCGCCTTCGATGGACGCGATGGCGGCGTCGGCCTCGCGGGCGGTCGCCGGATCGAAGGCCACGAAGGTCGCGCCGACCGCGAGCCGCAGCACGCGCGTGAGGTAGTGCGCGGTGTCCTCGCGCACGGTGCACGTTCCCTCACGCAGGTCCGTGATGGGGGCTCGCAGCGGCGCCGCCACCCGTGATTACTCCGGCCGGCGCAGAATCAACGCCACCCACTCGCCGCGGGCCGGCGATTCCACGCTTTCGAACGCGGCATAGGCCGCGCGGACCCGATCGTGCTGCGTCGCGAGCACGCCCGAGAGCACGAGCAGCCTCCCCGGCTTGACCCGCGCCGAAATGGGCGCGGCCAAGGTGATGAGCACGTCCGCCTCGATGTTCGCCACGACCATGTCGAACTCGGGCGCGATGTTTTCGACCGGCGTGGTGTCCACGTCGAGGCGCGCCTGGAGGCCATTTCGCTCGGCATTTTCCCGCGCTACGTCGATGACATCGGCGTCGTTGTCCACGGCGCGCGCGTTGCCGGCACCCAGGACGAGGGCCACCAAAGCCAGGATGCCGCTGCCGCAGCCCACGTCGAGCACGTGTCCGCCCGCAAAGGTCGCGCGGTGCGTGTGGAGCGCGTTGGCCACGAGTGACGTCGTCTCGTGAAGGCCGGTGCCGAAGGCGCGTCCCGGCTCGAGCTCCAAGAGATGCTCGGCCTGGCCGGCGTACTTCTCCCACGGCGGCTGGACCACCACGCCCGGGCAAAGCTCGAAGGGGCGAAAGTGCTCCTTCCATGCATCGCGCCACGCATCGCCCACGAGCTCCTCGATGCGCGGAAGCCATGCGGCATCGAGCTCATCGCGCGCCGTCTCCGCTTCCTGCTGCGAGGAGAAGCTGGCCACCAGGGTCGTCTTGTCGACGAGCCCTTTCACCAGCGTGGTTTGGTCCCGCTCCTCGACACCCGTGGCACCGAGCTCGAAGAGCAGCACGCCTGCATCTTCTGCAAGCACGGGATCGACATCGACGACGACGAAGTAAAATCGGGGTTGGCTCAACGTGACTCTCTAAGTAGCTCGAATGGGTAAGTGGCGTCTCGTGAATCGTAGCGCCCTCAGCGAACCGTCACGCTGACGGTGGATGTGCGCGCATCGTTCCCACCGGAAAAGACGCCCGTTAGCGCCAAGCCGCCCACGATGACGGCAGCCCCCAACACCGCGCCGCCAATGGCAGCGGGCAGAACCCAGTCATGCCGTGCACGTGGTTCCGGCACCGCCATGCGCAGCGGCGCACTCGCGTCGCCGCGGGAGACGATGGGGAGGCCGCCGGAGTCGAGCCCCTCGATGTAATACTCGACCAAGGGCGGGCGCATGGCCGTGGCCGGAATGGTGGCGCGCGCGAGGTCGTTCTCCATGGTGGCCTCCACGGTGTTGAATGGGCCGCGCGAGCCGGTTCGATAGAGAAGCTGCACGCCGGTCACGCGGTGCTGCGGATCGGACAGCCGTACCGACAGCGTGACCTTTCGATCCGGCGGCCACTCGGCCGGCGAAATGTGCGCCATGAGAACTTGTGCCTGCGGCATCGAGGTCTTCACCAACCCAGGTCGCCCCTCGGCCACCCAGCGATCGCGGATGGCCGTGAAGAAGTCGCGAAAGCGGGGCGATTCCGAAGAAGGAAATTCATAATCGGGCCTGAGCGCCAAAAGCCCCCGCAGCGCACTCTCCGCCTCTTCTTTCTTGTTGAGCGTGATGAAATCCAAGGCGAGCACGCGGTAAATCTCGATCTTGTCCGCATCCGGGTTGTTCGGTCGAAGAAGCGCCGCACTCAAGGTCTGAATGGACTCTTCGTACCTCTGGTCCTCGAAAAGCTGCCTCCCCCGCCCCAGGAGATCGCGCTGCGCCGCAGGTTGCGCCGCCGCCCCGCCCGCAACGAGGGCAACTGCCAGCACCGCCAGGTATTTCCGTGTCCAATGGGAGCCCATGAGCCATGGGAGAATACGCCGGCGGCGATGGCCCGTGCCCTCTTTTGACAGAGTGTGCATCGAGGGGGGCACCGTTTTCGCGGTGGCGCGGGTGGCGGCCCCGGCTCGACGAAGAAATGGACCCGGGCCGATCGCGGTCGAGTGGCGGGAGACGTAGACTAGGAAAAACGATGCAAGGGCTCCTCGATGAACCCACGGAACTGCGGACGGTGCGGAGATGGAGGTGCTCACCCTAGATGACGTCAACCTCGACGAGCAAGAGCACGACGCTTTGGACCGGTGGCTCTCAGGAGAACACGACGAATGAATACGATGAAATGGGTCGATTCGAACGGAGGACCGCTGGTATTCATGCCTATGGAGGTTATTGCCACATGGGGAGGGATTCGTAGGAAAGGTGATCGATCCACGGATTACGAGCGTGCATGTGCAGTAAAAGATGAAATTGGTATCATCCCGTCGGACGTCGAGAACGCGAACATCGTGGTGCTCGGAGACGAACCAAATCGAACGGCGTGGTTCTCCAAATCGAGTGCACTTGTGCGGTGGATATGGGCTGACAACGAGACAGCTTTGCTTGGGGCGCTTTCCATCTTGGATAAGGCCAGCTTCGTGGATACGCAGTTAGCTGTAACGGTTCGCGGTAGTGGACAATGGTGTTTGTTCGATTCGGCGGAAGCTGGAAGCCAGGTACGAGGGGCCAGCGATCTCGTTGTTCTGGCACGCGGCAATTACCGGATCTTTTCTTGTCAGATCGATATCGGGAGCAGCGCACGAATACTCGTGCATAGATTCCGTCCGTGGTCGAACTGACCTTACCGCAACGCCCGGAACCGCAAGGGCACCGCCACATTTTTCACCAACGCGGTGCGCTCGTTGCCAAATTGGAACTCGGTGCCCTCGGGGAGGCGCGTGATGGCGTCGGACATGACTAGGATTTCGTCGCGGATGGCGCAGCCTTGGAGGCGGGCGGTGTTGTTCATGCCGCTGGAGAAGCCGGTGAAGGTGTTGCTCGGTGCGAAGGTGCCGACGAAGAGTGGCGCGAGGTTGACGCCCGTGGCCACGCCCACGCCGGTTTCGCGCAGGCGGGCGAATTGGGGGCGCTGGGGGAGGGCGCGCGTCATTTCGCGGATGGCGATGGCGCAGCGGATGGCGGCGGCGAGGCGTTCGCCTGGCGCGGCCTCGTAAAAGGGCGGGCCGAACAAGGCGATGACGCAGTCGCCGACCATTTTGTCGAAGACGCCGCCGTGTTTCCATACCAGGTCGACGGCGTCTTTGCTCCAGCCTTCTACGAGTTCGGCCACGGCGCTGGGCAATCGAAGTATGGTTTCCGACAATCGCGTGAAGCCGGCGATATCGACATAGAGAATTGCGACTTCTTCTTCCCGCGGCGCCAAATATGTTTGCTCGTAGTCGTCGCTTTGAAGAAGGCGCGCGACGTCTTGCGGGCGGAAGCTGCCGGCCAGGTGGCGCCATTCTTTGTTGAAATCCACCACGCGCTGGCGAATGAATCCGGCGAAGGTTCCCAGCAATTCGCGGTCGTACGTGTTGAATGAGCCGTTTCTCGAGGTGACCAATATCTTGCCGACGACGACCCGTTTGGTCACGCCGTTGATGAGCACTTCTTCGCGCGCGTCGACGAAACCGAATCGCTCCAAAAGGGCATATCCGCGGTCGTGGAGGTAATCGCTGCCCTCCTGGCAAATGGTGGCCACGTCGTCGTCCGAGTGGCCCATCATGGTGTCGACCTTCAATTCACCCTGCTCGTAGAGCTGCACGTGCAAGGCTGCCCCCGGCTCTTCCTCCGCGACATACACGAGCAGCACGCGACCCAGGGGCACGGCGCGGCCCAGCACCGCGATGGCTTGCTTCAGCCCTTCGCCGAGCACGCGGTGGCGGAGCGCAACGCCGAGCTCCATCATGACCTGGTGCTTCTCGCGCGAGACGTGGATCGCGTAGAGGTAATTGTCGAGTTCTTCGCACATCATGTTGGCCAGATCGGCCAGGTGCTCGTGCGGGCGTGGTTCGTGCGCATCGAACACCAGCCCTGCCGCGCCAAACCACTCGCCGGCTACGTCGAGGGGCCGCGCCACGACCAAGTCGGGGCCGAAGGTTTGCACCACGACTTCGCGCTTCTCTTGTCCGGTGCGCGTGAGGATCTCCTCGTGCTCCAACACGTCGAGCTCCGCGGGAAAGGCAAAGACGTGGTGCACGAGGTCTTCCCCGTAGCTGGCCACGAACGCGCCTTTTGCGCCGATGGATTGCGCCACCGCGGGCAGCAGATGGCGCATCACTTCCGCGAGGTTGCGCCGATGAACGAGGCCATCTTCGACGATCTCGTCCACGACCCCGTGCAGATGGAGCAGTGCCTTGAGCTGCTCGGGCTCGCCATCGCGTCGCCGCGTTTCACGATTCCGCGGGTGTGCTTTTGGATGAGATGCCATCAGGAGACCATGTAGCGCAAACCGGGCAGCTTCGGCGAGCGCGGAAGATGGTCCTTGGATGGCGCATCAGGGGGGATTCAGTGCACCATTCTCGATCCACGCTTCGATCGTCTGAATCTGCTCGGCCGTGAGCGTAGGCGCACCCGCTGGCGGCATCCGATCGCCACACCCGTGGGTGCCCTTGACCTTCTGCAGGAGCAAGCTGCCCTCCGGGTCTTCGGGCTTGACGCGGACGTAGGGATCGTTGCCCTCGCCGGGGTTCTTGCACTTGCCGCCGGCGGCGGGCTTGTTGATCAGGTTTGCGTACGCTTCCGCCTTCGGGGTCAAGGTCAGCCCACCGCTCGCGCCGCTGCCATCGCCCTTGCCCGAGTGGCACTTCACGCAGCGCGCCTCGAAGATGGCGTACACCTCGTCGAAGGTCCACTTGCTCTCGACTTTGTTTCCGTCCTCCTCGGGGTTCGGCGCTTTGTCGCCGCACGCGGAGAGCAAGCCGGCGGCCCCGATCAGGGCGGCCACGAAGAATGGGCGCAGGTGCGTTCTCATGATGGCATCCGGGCACCTATGCAGAAAAGGGTCCCACCGCGATTCATCGCGTGACCATGGATATTTGCGGCGCCGACGTCGAAATTCGCCGCCCAAACGGCGATGATGCGATCCACGGCTGGATCTGCCGCGATCCCATTTCCCTCGCCACGTCACGAAATGTCCCTCGACCCCGCGAACCCTTACGTAGCACCCGAAGCCCAATTGGTTGCCCCGAGGCAAACGTTGCGTCGCGTTCCGTCGGAATGGTTCTACGCATTCGCGCTGGCCGAGGCGGCATACCTGACCGGCTTTGGCGTGACGCTTGCTATCGACCCTTTTTGGCAATGGCCATTCTACGCTCAATATGCCATTGGCTTCCTTTTTTGGGCGATGCCGTGGTTCGCGTGGGTTGGATGGGAGCGCGAACTCTGGCAGCGTCTGCCCAGGCGGGATCGCGTAATGGATTTTCGCCTCATGACACCGAACACGATCGCGCTCCGCTGCCTGATTCCCCTCTACAATCTCTATTGGTCATTCATTGTCAATCGAGCGGCCTGCCAGCGGATCGACCAGCTTCGCGCACGGCGTCGGCTGCCCCGCACCGCGCCGCGCATTCTGGCGATACTTTGCCCCCTCATCGAGGTGATTCGCCACATTCTGCCGTTTTTCATGCGCCTATCGCGCGCCTCTTGGTTCATCTTGGCCACAGTCCTGCCCCTCCTCTGGATCGCCTACATGTTTCGCGCGGAGCGGGCGTTGGCCGAGGCTCACTCGGCCAAGAAACCGCGCAGGGTAAGCTGAAATTCACTTCGGCGCGAATGCCAAAATGCGCGCGATGTACTCGTCCGCAAATTGGAATTGGCGTGCGGCCACCACGATGCGATTCACATAGGCCGCCTCGGCGGGACGCGGAATCATCTCTGGGCAGATGTACGTCAGGGCGGGGCGGTAATCGCCCGAAGAGGTGCGCGCGAGCACGGCCTCGGGCAGATAGGTTTCGCCGAGAACGTCTTCGGAGTGTTTGTACAATCGAACGAGCTCGGCGTGCGTGGCGGTGGCGAGAATGCCATATACGGAATGGCCATCGGACCGTACGAGGTTGGCGCGGGGCGCTATTCGGATATCGAATCCGCCGAGCATGGCCCGCTCCACACCTTGGGGCACGAGGTCGGCTGCATCTTTGAGGACGTCCAGATTGATGTACGAACCATAAAAGAACGTCCAGACACGCGGCGTCGTCATGAGATCTCTCCCGTTGAAATAATTCGTGACGTCGCGACTATGGACCTATCGGCCCAGATCTTCCACGCTACGGGCCGACTTGGTTCTTCGTGATCGGGTCGTAGTACACTCGTGCGGCCGGCACCGAGACGATCTTCTCCAGGCGCTTCGCCCGGTCTTGCGGCACGCGCTCGCCGTGTTCGAGCACCAAGGCCGAAAGCTTGCCGCCGTAGACACAACCGGTGTCGAGTCCCGTGGCCCAGGGGTGAATCTGCAGCTTCTCCACGGCGTTGTGCCCGAAGATGACATGCGGCGGCCCCGCATAACGCTCGCCCCAGAGCGCACCATCGGCGACCGTGCGCACGTGCAAAAGCACCTTGGGATCCTGCTTCTCGATGGGGATGCCCGGGATGAGGCCCGCATGCACCACGCGCACATCGTGCTCGGGAAGGTCGACCCAGAGCGAGGACGTCTCGAGCACCGCCCAATCCGGATCGGTGAGCGACTCCACCACGCTCTGGTGGTTCTTGCCCAAGTTCACGGGCGGGCGCTTCTTGTCTTTCATCGCCTCGCGGTACGAGAGGATCTTCGCATCGTGGTTTCCCCGCACCACGATGGCGCCCGTACGGCGTGCAATCTGCAGCACGCCGCGCGAATTGGGCCCGCGGGCCACGAGATCGCCTGCGAAAACGAGGCGATCTCCCGTGTGGAACGCGATGCGATCGAGCAGCGTCTGCAGCTCGTCGCAGCAGCCGTGCACGTCTCCGACGACGACGGTGCGGCCCTCTTTCATTGGCATGGGCGTTTACTTCAGTTTGGCGCGCTTCGGGATGACGACCACCCCTTGTTCGGTCACCGAGAAGCGCTGCCGGTCGGCTTCGAGGTTGTAACCGATCTCCGCACCTTGCGGGATTTCTACGTCTTTATCGACGATGCACTTTCGGATCCGGGCATAACGGCCGATCTGCACGCCCTCGAAAAGGACGCTTTCCACGACCTCGCTGAACGAGTTCGTGCGGCACCCTACGCTGAGCACGCTGCGGTGGATGCGACCGCCCGAGATGATGCACCCGTGGGACACGAGCGACTCCGTCGCGGTACCGACGCGGGCCTGCGCCTCGTCGCGGAAGACGAATTTCGCCGGCGGATCGTGCGTGGCGCCGGTACGGATGGGCCACCGCTTGTTGTATAGATTGAACTGCGGATGGGTCGCGATGAGGTCCATCTGCGCTTCCCAATAGGCATCGACCGTCCCCACGTCGCGCCAATAGCCGACGCCCTGGGGTTGCTCGTCCTCGCCGGGCACCACGTTGGTGGCGAAGTCGTAGGCCCAAACCTCGCGCCCTTCCGCGACCATGCGCGGCAGGATGTCGTGCCCGAAGTCGTGCGCGCTCTCCTCGATGCGGGCATCGGCCTCGAGCTCGCGCACCAACGCGTCGGTCTTGAAAAGGTAGTTGCCCATGGAGGCCAGGCACATGTTCGGATTGCCGGGCATCGTGGGCGGGTTCTTCACCTTTTCGTGGAACTTGATGATCTTGCCGCGCTCGTCCACTTCCACCACGCCGAAGTCCGTCGCTTCTGCTTTCGGCACGGGGATGACGGCGACGGTCGCGTCGGCATTCTGGTCGACGTGGTAGCCGAGCATCTGCCGCACATCCATCTTGTAGACGTGGTCGCCACCGAAGATGCACACCAGTTCCGGCTTCTCGTCGGAGATGACGTGCATGCATTGGAAGACCGCGTCGGCCGATCCCCGATACCACTGTTTGCCTCGGCGCTGCTGCGCCGGAATAGGCTCGATCCAGTTGTCGAGGAGGGGAGACAGACGCCACACGCGCGAGATGTGCTCTTCGAGCGAAGCGCTCTTGTATTGCGTGAGCACCTTGACGCGGGTGAGGCCCGAATTGACGAAGTTGGATAAGACGATATCGATAATGCGATAGCGTCCGCCGAAGGGGACGGCAGGCTTCGCCCGCTCCAACGTGAGCGGATGAAGACGTTTGCCCTCGCCGCCTGCGAGGATCATGACGAGCACTTGCCTGAGGTCGATGCTATTCCACGCCACCATGGAGGATGGGCCGAGTCTAACCTGCTCTGGTGAAATCGAGCCCGGGAGTTTTCGGGGAAATCGCAGGCCGGCGTGGTACGAGATGGAAGAAGACTCATGGCGAAGCTGATCCCGTTGCCTTCTGCGCCCACCCTTCAAGGCGAGGCCCGCTCCGCCGAGCCTGGTTTGCTGGGAAATTCCGCTCGAGATGCGCATACAACGAGCACGGAGCAAGGCCGGTTCCCAGCTGCCCCTTCGTCTTCGTTGTCTCCGCTGGCGGCCGATGTCCCGCGCGTGCTCGAAATGGCTGCAGAACGCGCGCGGCGTGGTGTGCCTGGCGCGATGGCCACGGTCATTGCACGCCATGGGTCCGCTCCGGCGACGCCCGGACAAAAACTCTACATTGGGGCGGATGGCTCCGCGTTTGGCACTGTCGGCGGCGGTGCCATCGAGCGTGAGGTGCTCGAGGCACTCGTGGAGATGCTCCAGCGCCCGCACGACAAAATCGAGAAGGGCGGGAAGAAGTCGGTCACGCAGCACCAAATCCGCAATTTTCGCCTCGGCCCCGAGCTCGGAATGTGCTGCGGTGGCCAAGCCGACCTGTTGTTCGAGCCCATTGACGCGCTCACGCCGTGCCTCATCGTCGGTGCCGGGCACGTCGCCACGGCCACGGCGCCGCTCTTGGCTCGCGTGGGCTTCGCGGTCACCGTGTGCGATGCGCGCGAGGAATGGAGCGACGAGGGACGCATCCCCGGCGTGCGCCTGGTGCTCGGTGAATACGACGAGGTTGGCGCGGATTTTCCACGCGAGGGCGTCGTGGTCGTGATGACCCATGACCACGCGCTCGATCAAGCCGCCATCGAGTGGGCGCTTCGCAAAGGCTTTGCGTACGTCGGCGGGGTCGGCAGCCGCGCGAAAGCTCAGCGCACGCGCGATCGCCTCGAGGCCAAGGGTTTTTCGCTGGAGGATCGCGCGCGGATGCGCATGCCCATCGGCGCCGACATCCATGCGCGTCTGCCGGAGGAAATCGCCGTGGCCATCGCCGCCGAGTTGATCGGCTGGCGAAAGACGCGATGATCGTGGATGCCATCGTCCTTGGTGCGGGCCAGGGCCAGCGCATCGGTGGGCCGAAAGCCCTGCTCGAGATCGACGGACTTACGCTGGCGGAACGACACGTCCAGCGCGCTCTCCTTTTAAGGTGCCGGCGCGTCGTTCTGGTGGTGCGCCCCGAGGTCGCGGCGGTTCTCGATGCGAGCGCGTGCTCGCCGTTGACGATGGCCATTTCCGAAGCGCCCGATCCCGCGGGTTCGCTGGCCGTCGGCCTGCGCGCACTCGGTGAGGCCGATGGCGCTCTTCTCGTCACACCGGTGGATGCGTTTCCGGCGAGCCAGGAAACATTCACCGCACTGACCGCGGCCCTCGAGGCAGGCGCCCAGGCGGCGACACCTCTCTATAAGGATGGGGGTGGTCATCCGGTGCTCTGCAGGCCCGAGGTCCTCGCCCCGTATCGCACCGCGTCACCGCCTCCATTGCGCGCGGTATTGCAGGCGCTTGGCCCGGCGCGCGCGCGTGTGCGCGTGGACGATCCCGCCATCGGTGTCGATCTGGACACGCCGGAAGATTTTCGACACGTCGCGAATGCATCGCCCCGCTTTGCAGCGCGCGTGGTCTTTCGTGCCGCACACCTTCACGGATAGAGTAGTTCTCATGAGCAACCTTATCGGCACCAACGTGCCGCGCATGGATGGCGCATCCAAGGTCACGGGCGCCGCCCTGTACATCGATGATTACGCGGCCGAGGGTGAACTTTACGGCGCCACCGTGCGAAGCGACATCCCGCGCGCGCGCCTGAAGGGTATCAAGAAGGACCCCTCGTTCGATTGGACCGGCATCACCGTGGTCACCGCGGCGGACATTCCCGGTGAAAACGTGGTCGCGCTCATCGAAGACGATCAGCCCCTGCTCGCGGCGAATGCCATCAACCACGTCTACGAGCCCGTGGCCCTCGTGGCCTGCGACGACCCGGTGCGTCTTCAGCGCGCGCTGAAGGCCATTACGCTCGACGTCGAGCCGCTCCCGCCGGTGCTCACCATCGATGAGGCGCTCTCGCTCAAAGAGCGCATTTTCCACGAGGACAACGTCTTCAAGCGCTACGTCATCCGCCACCACGTCGACGGGGAGCATGGCAGCATCGACGACATCCTCGCGCGCTGCGACGTCGTTCTTTCGGGGCGCTACGAGGTGCACCACCAGGAGCAGCTCTACATCGAGCCGCAGGGCATGATCGCCTGGTGGGACGAGGCGGGCGTTCACGTGACGGGTTCGCTGCAGTGTCCATATTACGTGCACAAGGCCATGAAGCGCGCCTTCGCGCTCGAGGGTGAGCAGGTGCACATTGCGCAAGCCGTCACCGGCGGCGGCTTCGGCGGCAAAGAGGAATACCCCAGCGTCATCGCCGCCCACGCCGCCCTCCTCGCCCGCGCGACCAATCGTCCCGTGCGCATGATTTACGGCCGCAAGGAGGACATCGAGGCCACCACCAAGCGCCA
It includes:
- a CDS encoding XdhC/CoxI family protein encodes the protein MAKLIPLPSAPTLQGEARSAEPGLLGNSARDAHTTSTEQGRFPAAPSSSLSPLAADVPRVLEMAAERARRGVPGAMATVIARHGSAPATPGQKLYIGADGSAFGTVGGGAIEREVLEALVEMLQRPHDKIEKGGKKSVTQHQIRNFRLGPELGMCCGGQADLLFEPIDALTPCLIVGAGHVATATAPLLARVGFAVTVCDAREEWSDEGRIPGVRLVLGEYDEVGADFPREGVVVVMTHDHALDQAAIEWALRKGFAYVGGVGSRAKAQRTRDRLEAKGFSLEDRARMRMPIGADIHARLPEEIAVAIAAELIGWRKTR
- a CDS encoding NTP transferase domain-containing protein; translated protein: MDAIVLGAGQGQRIGGPKALLEIDGLTLAERHVQRALLLRCRRVVLVVRPEVAAVLDASACSPLTMAISEAPDPAGSLAVGLRALGEADGALLVTPVDAFPASQETFTALTAALEAGAQAATPLYKDGGGHPVLCRPEVLAPYRTASPPPLRAVLQALGPARARVRVDDPAIGVDLDTPEDFRHVANASPRFAARVVFRAAHLHG